AAACTATCGGTTTTTGGCTTTATTATTATTTTAATATTTGCTATTGTTGCTATTGCTGCTCCCTGGATTGCACCACCTGCTGATCCCGATGATCCTTATCTAATTCCAAGACGAGGTTGGTCTACAAGACCTTCTCCTCCAAGTGAACAAGCACTATTTGGAACTACTGAAGGGTCTTATGATATATTTTATGGTATGATTTGGGGAACGAGAACTGCATTTAGAATTGGACTAACAGTTGTCTTTTTTGGTTCGCTTATAGGTGTAAGTATTGGTACTATTGCTGCATTTTATGGAGGAAAAGTTGATGAATTTTTAATGAGAATTACAGATGTATTTATGTCAATTCCCTTCTTAGTTGCAGCTATGGTTCTTACAACAATACTAGGACGTGGTTTAGATAATGTAATGTTAGCCTTAATTACATTTGGCTGGATGGGAACTGCTCGTTTAACACGATCGCAGGTTTTAGAAATCAAAAATGAAGAATTTGTTCAGGCTGCAGAAGCATTAGGTGCAAATGACTTTCGTATTATTTTACGTCATGTTCTCATAAACAGTATATATCCTGTTTTAATTCAGGCCTGTATGAGAATTGGTTCTATGGTTATTACTGCCTCTGCTCTTAGTTTTCTTGGAGTTGGAGCACCTGAAGGCTATGCAGATTGGGGACAGATGATATCTTTTGCCCGAAATTGGATAGTAGGTACTAGTGGTAATCCATTAGAATTCTGGTATACTATTATTTTCCCAGGTACAGCTATTTTATTCTTTAGTCTAAGTTGGAA
This is a stretch of genomic DNA from Halanaerobiales bacterium. It encodes these proteins:
- a CDS encoding ABC transporter permease; the protein is MTWKELIKRLFTNKLSVFGFIIILIFAIVAIAAPWIAPPADPDDPYLIPRRGWSTRPSPPSEQALFGTTEGSYDIFYGMIWGTRTAFRIGLTVVFFGSLIGVSIGTIAAFYGGKVDEFLMRITDVFMSIPFLVAAMVLTTILGRGLDNVMLALITFGWMGTARLTRSQVLEIKNEEFVQAAEALGANDFRIILRHVLINSIYPVLIQACMRIGSMVITASALSFLGVGAPEGYADWGQMISFARNWIVGTSGNPLEFWYTIIFPGTAILFFSLSWNLIGDAFRDILDPKLQ